In Aerococcus loyolae, a genomic segment contains:
- a CDS encoding restriction endonuclease subunit S → MQDKLKDVADVRDGTHDSPKYLSAGIPLVTSKNVSNGQINYDGVNYISLEDYKKINTRSKVDINDILMGMIGTIGNLALIHTEPSFAIKNVALIKDTQQIFYLFLYYYLQSPYITKQLFISLDGGTQKFISLKKIRNLFIRKTNSLEQKRVSYFFKSLDSIITLEQKKIEKLELLKEYLLQNMFADESGYPKVRFSGFTEEWIQDKGKNIFNKRNETSDQSYRKNIQLENIESSTGRLIGNTSEGNESNSIFYKGDVLYGRLRPYLNKWWLASEDGNKSGEIWALYPISRITNLFLYFLVQSFTFYKSANISSGSRMPRADWKIITNQYFNIPKPKEQEKISKFIHKLEAIITLEQTKLDNLSALKQKLLSSLFI, encoded by the coding sequence ATTCAGGATAAGCTAAAGGATGTTGCCGATGTTAGAGATGGTACACATGATTCTCCCAAATATCTATCAGCAGGAATTCCATTAGTTACTTCTAAAAACGTGAGTAATGGACAAATTAATTACGATGGAGTTAACTACATATCCTTAGAGGATTATAAAAAGATCAATACTCGCTCAAAAGTTGACATTAATGATATTCTTATGGGAATGATAGGAACTATTGGCAATTTAGCACTCATCCATACAGAACCTTCGTTTGCTATTAAGAACGTGGCATTAATCAAGGATACTCAACAAATATTTTATCTTTTTTTATATTATTATCTTCAATCTCCATATATTACTAAACAGTTATTTATTAGCTTGGACGGGGGAACTCAAAAATTTATATCATTAAAGAAAATACGCAATCTGTTCATTCGAAAAACGAACTCTTTAGAACAAAAAAGGGTTAGTTACTTCTTTAAGTCGTTAGACTCTATTATTACTCTTGAGCAGAAAAAAATTGAGAAATTAGAGCTGTTGAAAGAGTATCTTTTGCAGAATATGTTTGCTGATGAAAGTGGCTATCCTAAGGTTAGATTTAGTGGTTTTACAGAAGAGTGGATTCAGGATAAGGGGAAAAATATATTCAATAAGAGAAATGAAACCAGCGATCAAAGCTATAGAAAAAATATACAATTAGAAAATATAGAGAGTTCTACCGGAAGATTGATTGGAAATACTAGTGAGGGAAACGAATCTAATTCAATATTCTACAAAGGTGATGTGCTGTATGGTCGTTTACGCCCCTATCTTAATAAATGGTGGCTTGCTTCAGAAGATGGTAATAAAAGTGGAGAAATATGGGCGTTGTACCCTATTAGTCGCATAACCAACTTATTTTTATATTTTCTTGTACAAAGTTTTACCTTTTATAAATCAGCTAATATATCTTCAGGAAGTAGAATGCCTAGGGCGGATTGGAAAATTATCACCAACCAATATTTCAATATTCCTAAACCCAAAGAACAAGAGAAGATTAGTAAGTTTATCCATAAACTAGAAGCTATTATTACTCTTGAGCAAACTAAACTCGACAATTTAAGTGCCCTAAAACAAAAACTTCTCTCATCATTATTCATCTAA
- a CDS encoding type II toxin-antitoxin system Phd/YefM family antitoxin — translation MEVTNYSDFRQNMKHYMDQINEDAIEYTVTSQNGNDVVVMAKSDFDSLMETYHLLSSRANRENLYQAMDELDRGDYEVEEI, via the coding sequence ATGGAAGTAACGAATTACAGTGATTTTAGGCAAAATATGAAACATTACATGGATCAGATTAATGAGGATGCCATTGAATATACTGTCACATCTCAGAACGGCAATGATGTGGTTGTGATGGCTAAATCCGATTTCGATAGTTTGATGGAGACTTATCATCTCTTATCCAGTCGTGCTAACCGTGAGAACCTCTATCAAGCCATGGATGAACTCGATCGTGGCGATTATGAAGTTGAGGAGATCTGA
- a CDS encoding Txe/YoeB family addiction module toxin, which produces MKVHWSRRSVIEREAWRENDQKVYDKIYRLLRAIKEDPYQGLGKPEPLKYDLSGYWSRRLTRQDRLVYRVTDDAIEVLSCKYHY; this is translated from the coding sequence ATGAAAGTTCATTGGAGTCGACGGTCTGTGATTGAACGCGAGGCCTGGAGAGAAAATGATCAAAAAGTTTATGATAAAATCTACCGCCTCTTGCGAGCCATTAAAGAAGACCCATACCAAGGCTTAGGTAAGCCGGAGCCCTTGAAGTATGACCTATCTGGCTATTGGTCACGACGGCTGACGAGACAAGATCGCTTAGTCTATCGCGTCACAGACGATGCCATTGAAGTCCTGTCTTGCAAATACCATTATTAA